Genomic segment of Dehalogenimonas alkenigignens:
GAAGCGCGAAATCCTTTTTACTCAGAGACTCGTTGGCTTCGATGTAGTTCGCTCCAACCGAACCAGCCGACCTGACCACCTGCCGTACCAATTCTGTGACCGCGGGGTCTTGAGGCAATTTGCGAGAAGTTTCGATCACAGCGGCGGCAAAAGCTTCAGTCCTTTGCTCGAGATCATATTTCTTCTCCATTTTCAATCAGGTCATTCGTATTTGTTTCGTATTTCGATATTCGAATTTCGGATTTTTACTTGTGGCGGAGGGGAAGGGAATCGAACCCCCCGCGGCGGTTTGCGCCGCCGCCTACGGTTTTGAAGACCGCGAGGCCCACCAGAGCCTTTCCGCCTCCGACTAAAGCGGCATTATAGCATAACGCCGTCAACCGGCAGCAATCGGAAGGCCGGCGCCGGCGTAAAAAAAGGGCGTCCTTCGCCTGAAGGACGCCCTTTTGATTCGCGAGCGGTGACTTACTGGTTGATCAGCTTGATCTGCTCGTACTTATAGGTGGCGCCGCTCTGGACGACCTTCCACTGTTCAAAGGTCGCGGTGGTGCGGTCGCCGTACTGGTCGAAGGTGATGGTGCCGGAGACGCCGGCGTAGTTCTTGCCCAGCCGCAGGATCTCGGCGGAGATCTTGGCGGCATCGGTCGTGCCGACGTTCTGCATGGCGGCGATGGCCAGTTTGGTGGCGTCATACACGGTGTCGTTGTAGGTGCCGGGGTCGCGGTTGTATTCCGCCTTGTACTGGGCGGCGTAGGTGGCGGCCAGGGCCAGGCCGGCCGGAGCTACCGGGTTGGTGCCGGTGACCACCTTGGCCATGAAGGCCGCGGCCTGGGCGTCGGCGATGGTTTTATCGACCTTGACGCCTTCGGAGGTGATCCACTTGGCGGAATCCAGGCCGACCTGAGCGGCCTGCTTGAAGATGATGACGGCGTCATCCTCGTAGCCGGCGTGGATGACCACGTCCGGGTTCTTGGATTTCACCGCCTGGAGGTCGGAGAGGTAATCCAGTTTGGTCGGGTCATATTTGACGGTGCTGACGACCGTCGCTTTGCCCGCCAGCAGGCCGGTAACTGTATCGGCGATGCCGACGCCGTACTGGGTGTTCTGGACGACGATGGCCACGTTCTTGTAGCCGGCGTCAATCACCAGCTGGGCCATGGCTTTGCCCTGGAGGGTGTCGGAAGGGGCGGTGCGGATGAAGTACTGGCGCCAGGCCTGATTGGTGATGGCCGGTGAGGTGGCCGAGGGCGAGATCAGGAGGACCTTGTTCTGGGCAGCCCATTCGCCGGAGGCCAGCACCGCGCCGGAGATCATGGGGCCGATGATGACCTTGCAGCCGTTGACCGTGCCCAATTTCTTGACCGCTTCGAATCCGGCGGTGGGATCGGTCTTGCCGTCTTCAACGATGAGATTGATCCTGGCGCCGTCGATGCCTCCGGCGGCGTTAGCCTGTTTGACCGCCAGGCGGATGCCGTCGGCCAGTGAGGAGCCGATGCCGGACAGCGCGCCGGTCAGGTCCATGACCGCCCCCAGATTGACATCCGGTTTGGAGGTGGTGCCGGTGGGATTGGTGGTGCTGTCATCGCCGCAGGCGGCGAAGGTGAATACCATCACCAGCGACAGGACCAGGACGAGTAACCTTTTGAGCATGAAATCCCCCTTTCAAAATTAGAATAGTGACGTTTGATGATACACGCTGGCATCGCGTAGTGTCAAGAATGCTAATTAATGTCTAACGGATTCAACCCCGGCCACCGTTCAGCCGCTCAAGCCCAGGTAGCGCTTGCGCGCCTCCTCGTTCTCCAGGATGGTCGCCGCTTCGCCTTCCAGAGCCAGGCGCCCGCCGACCAGAACGTAGGCGCGCCGGGCGAAGCCCAGGATGCGGCGGGTGTCCTGCTCGATGGTGATCAGCGCCGTACCCTGTTCGTTGATCAAGCGCAGCTTCTCCAGAATGCCCTCCGCCGCTTTATGGGACAGCGAGGCCAGCGGTTCGTCCAGCAGCAGCACCCGCGGATTGGCCATCATCGCCCGGGCGATAGCCAGCATCTGCCGCTCGCCGCCGGAAAGCGAACCGGCGTAGAATTTCTTGCGCCGCTCCAGTTCCGGGAAAAGCTGGTACATCCGGGCGATGTCTGACTTGATGCCGCCGTCGCGGCGGACGAAGGCGCCCATCTCCAGGTTCTCCTGCACGGTCAGGTTGCGGAAGACGTTGTCGGTCTGCGGCACGTAGCCCAGGCCCATGGTGATGGTGCGGTCGGACGACAGGCCGGTAATATCCAGGCTGTCGAAAACGATGCGACCTTCGAACAGGCGGGCAAAGCCGAGCAGGCTTTTCAGCAGCGTCGATTTGCCCGAGCCGTTGGGTCCGATGATGGCGACGTTGCCGCCGTTCTCGAGACGAAGCGATACCCCGTTGACGATATGGACATCGCCGTAGCCGGCGACGATCCCGGACGCGGTCAGGATGTCGTTCATCTGGCGCCTCCGGCGGCTGAGGCGCCGATATAGACCTCAAAGAAGATGGGGTCGTTGATGACCTTCTCCGGCTCGCCCTGGAGGACGATTTTGCCGCGGTCCATAACGTAAACCCAGTCGGTATAGGAGATGAGCAGCTCCAGCCGGTGCTCGATGATGAGGAAACTCATGTCCTTTTCACGCTTAAGCTTGTCCAGCTCGGCAAAGATCTGCCTGCCCAGCACCGGATTGACGCCGGCCGCCGGTTCGTCCAGCAGCAGCAGCTCCGGCTCGGCCATGAGCGACCGGCCGATCTCCAGCAGTTTTTGCTGGCCGCCGGACATTTCCCCGGCCTTGGCGAAAGTCAGGTGCGACAGGTTTAGTAGCTCTAAAAGCTGCATGGCGCGGATGGCCAGCCGTTCCTCGTCCTGGTGCCACTTGCCCCGCCGGAGGAGCGAGTTCCACAGGTGGTCGCCCGGCTGGTTGCGGGCGGCGATGATCATATTGTCCAGAACCGTCATCTTCGGGAACAGCCTGGGGAACTGGAAAGCGTTGCCCATCCCCAGGTCGAATATCTGGTGGGGCGCCATTTTTTCGATATGGCGGCCGGCGAAAGTGACGCGCCCGCCGTCCGAAGGCCGCAGGCCGTAAATCGAGGACAGGAGCGTCGTCTTGCCGCAGCCGTTGGGGCCGACCAGACCGACGAACCGGCCTCGGCCGACCTCCAGCGAGGCCCCGTCCACGGCGCACAACCCGCCGTAGTTTTTAACCAGGTTCTCAACTTTGAGAAGCGGTTCAGCCACGCCGGCCTCCGCGTCCCAAACCCGCCGCGCCAGGCGCCAAATTCGAAACGGGCGTCGAGTTCGGGTCATCCGCATTAGTTTCGGATTTCGATATTCGGATTTCGGATTTTATTTTGAAGAGGGGTTCAGCCACCGCATGGCCCTCCTCGTGCCGAGCGTATTGATCTTGCTCTCCTTGAACAAACCGCTGGGGCGGTACATCAGGATGACGATGATAATCAAGCCAAACAGGATGTTTTGCAGATTGGTGGGGTCGACCGGCAGGTCGACATAGTCCTTCAGGATGATGGTGCCCCGCTCGAAAAGCTGCACCGCCGCCGCCCCGACGATGACGCCGATATTGGAACCGGGGCCGCCCAGAATGACCATCATCCAGATGGTGAAGGTGATGATCGGCAGGAAGGACTCCGGCGAGATATAGCCGACGAAATTGGCGAACAGCGCCCCGCCCAGGCCGGCCATGGCCGAGCCGATCATGAACACCTGGGCCTTGTATTTGATGCGGTTCTTGCCGATGGCGTCGGCGGCGATCTCGTCCTCCCGGAGGGCGCGCATAATGCGCCCGAAGGGCGAGTTGGCCAGCAGCTGCATGAAGAAGAAGCACGCCGCTAAAATCCCCGCGACCAGGGCCAGGTTGAGCAGCAGCCCGAGCGAGAAATTGCCCGCGGCGAAGGACGGCGCGATGTTCATCCCCCAGACGCCGTTGGCCAGCCAGTCTTCGGCCTTGATGAAAATGCGCAGGATCTCGCCGAAGGTGAGGGTGACGATAGCCAGGTAGTCTTCGCGGAGGCGGATAGCCGGCAGGGACACCAGCAGGCCGAAGAGTGAGGCGATGCCGGCGGACAGCAGCATCGCCAGCGGCCAGGGCACTCCGGCCTGGACCAGCAGGGCGAAGCTGTAGGCGCCGATCATGAAATACGCCACCTTGCCGAAGCTGGCCAGCCCGGTGTAGCCGTATTCAGCGTTGAGCGACAGGGCGACGATGGCAAAAATGCCGATGTAAACCAGCGCGTTCAGGCCGTATATCAGTATCGGATCCATGCTAATTGCCCTTGAAAGCCTTGGCCAGGCCCTGAGGCCTGAAAATAAGGACGGCGATCAGAATGATGAACGGGATGGCCATGCGGTATTCGGTGGATAGTCCGGCCTCGGCCAGCAGCACCACGCCGACGTTCTCCGCCAGGCCGATGATGAGAGCCGCCGCCATGGCGCCGTAAAAACTGCCGATGCCGCCGAGCATGGCCACAGCGAAAGTCGGCAGCAGGATGTCCCAGCCGAGGTACGGCGACAGCCTCGTCTCCACGCCGCGGAACAGCCCGGCCACTCCGGCCAGGCCGGCGGAGACGAACCAGGTGATTACGAGGACACGGGTGGTGTTGATACCTGACGATAAGGCCAGGCGGGGGTTGGAGGCGGTGGCGCGGATGGCTTTGCCGATGCGGGTGCGGGTCAGCATGAAATGCAGCCCGATACCGACGGCGACGGCGGTGATGATCAGGATAATCCAGTTCAGGGTTACCCGGAGCGGGCCGATATCATATGCCGGCCAGACGATGGACAGGGTCAGCGGCGAAAAGCCCCAGATCTCGCCGATGGTGTGGCGCAGGATAAAGCCTAAAGCCATGGAAGCCACCATCAGGTGGATCAGGCTGGCGCCCCGGTCGGTCAGCGGCTTGAAAATGCCGCGGTAGGACAGGTAGCCGACGATGCCCGCGACCAGAAAGGCCGCCGCGAAAGCCACTGGCAGCGGCGCGCCGAGCTGTTCCGTCACCCAGAAGCCGATAAAGCCGCCCAGCGACATGATCTCGGCGTGAGCGAAGTTTGGAAACTTGGCCAGGCCGTACACCAGCGTCAGCGCTACGGCTGAGATGAGGTACAGGCTGCCGGTAACCGCCGAATTAAATAGAATCTGTGCCCAGTTCAAGTAGCCGCCACGCTTACAAAAATACGCGTCAATATAACAGAATATCGCCTGGACTGGCAAACAAGTGTAAGATTATCACCTATATCATGATTCGCCTGAGCCACGCCCGCGGGGAGCGGCGAGGCCGGGGGCGATGCCGGTTTAGTGCCGGCGGGTGATGGCCAGCCAGGCGGCGGCGCCCAACGCGATGGCCGGCAGCATGGTGATGGTGATGAAGACATAAGACGCCGGCGGGTCAAGCTGGTCGCGCTGATCCAGCACCACCCACAGGCCGGTCAGCAGCAGGATGCCGCCGACGCCGCCCACGAACCGGTCGTACATGGTGACCCGGGCGCCGTGTTTCCGGAAGTAATACTCCAGGAAAGCGTATCCGGCGACCATGATGAAGAAGAAAAGAACGAAAATCATCTCTTTTACCCCGCTTTCTGCGACTTTCCCGGCAACAAATTGTATAGTATCATATCGCGGGCAGGAATCAACAACCGGGCGCGTCCGGAACGTTTGAAATTGACGCCGCGGCCGATTTGGGGTTAGAATACATAATATCCTTGAAGAGGGAAAGTGAACAATGCCTATCTACGAATACCGCTGTATGGACTGCCGCAAGAAGTTTGACCTGCTCCGCCCGATGAGCCAGTCGACAGAACCCGCCGAATGCCCCACCTGCAAAGGCCAGGCCAGGCGCATCGCCTCCACCTTCATGGCTAAAGGCTCCGGCGGCCAGAGTATCGGCGGCGGCGGCGGCTGCTCCAGCTGTTCTTCTTCCTCCTGCGGCTCCTGCCATTAGTTCGAAAGGGTTCACTGCCACTCAAAGCGGCCTCTTGTCGAGGCCGCTTTTTTATTACCGGCTTCCGCCCGCCCTGGCCTGGTCGGCATCGACGGTCATCGTGGCGGTGAACGCCCGGCGGCTGAAGTTCGGCCCCCGGAGGTAACTGCTTCGGCGGCTGAGCGTTATAATAATCATGAATATTCTGTTTCCATGGGAGGCGTTATGAAATCCTGGTTGAAAGTGGTTATTCCTGCCCTGCTGGTGGTGGCGGTCGCCGCCGGCTGCGGCGGCCTCAGCCCTGCCCTGGGTGAGAAATTCACCCTCAAGGCCGGCCAATCGGCGGTCATCGAAGGGGAAGACCTGAAAATCCGCTTCGATGCCGTGGAATCGGACTCGCGCTGTCCTTCGGATGTTGTCTGCGTCCGCGCCGGCGAGGCGGTCATCAGGGTCACCGCCACCCAGGCCGGTCAAAACGCGACGCTGACGATGGTGGAGGAGGGCTTGACTTCAGGTCTTAACGTGGTAGATTATAAGAACTACCATATAGAGTTCAGGCTGACGCCTTACCCCGTTTCGACGGTTGAACTTAAACAGGGCGACTATCGGCTGGAACTCAAAATAACGAAGTCCTGAGGAGGAGGCGCCCATGAAATATCTCGTCACCGGCCACCAGGTCATCCCCGGCGCCGGCCACTCGGATCAGGTCAATTATCTCCGCGCCGCCAAAGCCTGGGTCAAACGCCATCAGGATGACGGCCTTCTGGAAGCCGCCTTCAGCTTTTCCGACGGCGGCGGCATGTTTATCATGAACGCGTCAAGTCATGCTGACCTGATGCGCCTGATGCTGACCTTTCCCCTGGCGCCGATGACCCAGTGGCAGGTCAAGCCGCTGATGGACTTCGAGGAATCCTCGGACATCATCATCGAGACGCTCAAGCCGTTCTCCTAGTCCCTTCGAGCCAGTCACCAAGCCCTCCCGGCGGGAGGGCTTCTTTTTTTCTGCCATTTTGCAGACTTTATTGCCGATTTTGCTTGATATGGCGCCGAGGTTGGGTTATACTTCTTCACCGTTAAGGTTTATGGTTGGGAGGTAGCTTCTGTGGACGGTTCGACTTTCCCCAAATGCCAGGCATGCAAAACCGGTGACCTGGTGCCCCTGTCGGACTTCGGCAACCAGGGCGCCCCGATCCATTACAAGGCCTGGGTCTGCACCAATCCCGAATGCGGCTACAACTTAAAGATCCGCAACGGCGACGTCTATATCAACGAACCCATCGGCAGCGGCGTCAATAACCACCGCCAGCGCAATCCGGCCAACTTTTAACCGGGCTCCCGATGTTCGGCCGTCTTCTGGGCAGCCGCGACCGGCTGCTGGACGTGTTCTTCCCGCGCTACTGTCTCGGCTGCGGCCGGGAAGGCGCCTATTTTTGCGCCCGCTGCCGGGAGACGCTGCCTTTCCAGGCGGCGCCCTTCTGCCCCGCCTGCGGCAAGAGCCTGGACCATCACCCTGACTGCGACCTGCTGGCTCCCGAACTCCGGGAACTGCGGTCGGTCTTCCGGTTCGAAGGGCCGCTCAAAAAGGCGGTTCACCAGCTCAAGTACAACAACCTCCGGGACATCGCCGGGGTGCTTGGCGCCTTCATGGCCGATTTCCTCAAGTCCAATTCGATCGCCGGCGACGCCCTGGTGCCGGTGCCATTGCACCGGTCCCGCCTCCGGGAGCGCGGCTACAACCAGTCCGAACTGCTGGCCGTGGCCGTCCACCGCCTGACCGGCCTGCCGGTTTTTGTCGACGCTTTAAAGAAGATCCGCCCCACGCCGCCGCAGGCTGACAGCGCCTCCATAGAAGAGCGCCGCCGTGCGGTGGTTGACGCCTTCCGGTGTTATAATACGCTCAAAGGCCGCCGCGTCATCCTCATTGACGACGTGGCGACATCGGGGGCGACCCTTTCCGCCTGCGCCGCGGCCGCCGCCGCCGCCGGCGCCGCCGAGGTGAGGGCGCTGACCCTGGCCCGGGAAATTTAACGAAAGGTTCGAGGTGACGCCTATGGAAACGATCATCACCGCCAAGAATCTGACCCTTGATGAGGCCGCCCGCAAGCAGATCGAGCGCAAGTTCAGCAAGATCGGCCGGCACCTGCCGCAGGCGCGGGAGCTGCGCCTTGACCTGTTCGAAGAATCCACCAAAGCGGCTAAAGACCGCTTTGTCGCCCGCGGCTTTCTGGACGTGCTGGGGCCGGTCATGACCTCGGAATGCCGCGCCGCCAACCTGATTACCGCCGTTGACCAGCTGGTAGGCGTCATGGAGCGCCAGGCCCAGGATTTCAAGAATAAGAACCAGGGTTTCGACCGGGAGAGCCAGCGCTTCGCCCCGGCCGGGCACCCCGGCACCAGGCCGCCACCGCCGCCAGCCCCAAACGGCGTCGCCATCGACGCCGAGCGCGTCAGGCCGGAGCCGATGAGCCTGTCGCAGGCTGTTGACAGCATCAACGACACCAAGGACGACTTCCTGCTGTTCCGCAATCCCGGCGGCGGCGTCAATCTGCTGCTCCGGCGCGAAGAAGGCGGCCTGAAATTGATCGAGATCGAAACCGGCTGACCGGGCGATCGCGGGAGAATCTGATGAAACCAACCTCACACCATCGCAAATACGGCCTGGTCGAGACCGGCGCCGGCTGGGTCGGCATCGAGGTCACCGAAAAAGGCGTCAAGCGGCTGACGCTGCCGGCCGAAGGCCGCCAGGCGGCTCTGGCTGAACTGGGCGTCGAGGAAAAGGACCTGACGCTTGAATCCGGCGGCGGCGGCCTGGCTGACCGGCTGAAGCACTTCTTCATGGGCGAACCGGTGGTGTTCAAGGAAGGCCTCGACCTGACCGGAGCCACCGAGTTCCAGCAGCAGGTCTACCGCGCCGCCTGCGGCATCCCCTTCGGCGAGACAAAGAGCTACGGCGAACTGGCGGCGGCCATCGGCAAACCGGGCGCCGCCCGCGCCGTCGGCCAGGCGCTGGGGGCCAACCCGCTGCCCATCCTCATCCCCTGCCACCGGGTGGTGGCGGCGGATGGCGGGCTGGGCGGCTTTTCCGGCGGCGTCGAGACCAAGCAGCAGCTGCTGGAGATGGAGAAGAAGGGCAAGAAGTAGGCTCCATCACCGGCTTGGTGTAACTTTCTGTTGAAGAGCCCGGTTGTCGCCGGGCTCTTCAACTATTTATATGGAGGAATAATCATGAATCGAGTTAATAAACAACAACGCTGCACAACATAAAAAATATCGCGCAAGCGCCTATTGATAATGTTAATCCCTTGTATCAATAATCTTAGCGTACCAATCTCCGGTATGTGCGCCGATCCCGCCCCAGCGCAACCAGCCACACTTCGGCAATCGCGCCGCGACCCACTCCCGAAAAGAGGTAGGGGAACCATGACCGAAGAAAAGGTACTTTATGACTCCGGCGCTGGATTGAAAATCACCGACGAACGCATACGCATCGGTCCTGAGTCGTTTGATTGGGCTTCGGTCAAGAACGCTAGGATAACCACCAGCCGCACTTACGACAGGTTGACCGCGGCCGGTGTTTTTCTCCTCGCCGCCAGTTTTTTCGTTTTCATCCTTATGGCGATGATGTATTCCGTCGCCTCATCCGATTCAGGTCAATCCTTGACTGAACTCACACCCTGGGGGTATGCCCCGGTAATCGGCTTCCTGACCGGGGCGTTTCTTACCGTAATCCCCCAGGTCATGAAACATACAACCGCAAAGAAAACTTTGTCGCTCACTGAATTCAGTGGCAAAACGACCGTCATCAATGAGAACCTGAAAGTACCCCAGATGACCCAGGCCGCGGCGATAATTAATCAAAACGTCGGTCTGCGCATGGCAATGGACTCGGACATGCCGGCAATATACCGCAAAGCTCACTTCAAAAGTATGTTCACCACGATGCTTTTAGCCATTCTGCCCAGCACCATTTCCATCTGGGGACTCGGCCATCTGTACCTCGGCAAAACTGTCTATGGCCTTCTATGGCTGGGCGCCTCTTTGATTATCTGGTTCGTAATCCCCAATGGGCCCTATTCCGCCTTAAGCGCACTCGTTTTGTCAATAACGCATATTGTGCATGCTCACTACTGTGCGAAGAAAATGGGGGTCTAGTTCCGAACGGTAGGCGCAGGAGGCAAACGTGAGAAATAGTTCGACTGACCGGGTTTCGGTTTCTAACGATTCCGCCGCATTAAGGGACCCTCAACCGCTGATTTTCGGCGGTATTATAATGCTCTCCGTTGTATTCGGTCTCCAGGCGATCCGGGTACTCTTGCCAACGCTGATCTGGTACGTCGGCAACCACCTGCACCGCAGTTCCATCGAATCAGGTTTGATTGGGCTGGCAACTTTTATCCTGGCCTTCGCCGCCGTTCCGTTGCTGCGCGCCAAGAACCGTCTGCCGATACTGGCCGCCGTGGCGGCCAGTATCGGCGTCACCCGGGTTTTGATGCAACTATGGGATGAGCCTTCACTCAATTTGGTATTTTCTATCGCAGGTTCGGCTCTGTTCGTGACCTTTCTCCCCGTCGCATTCGGTTACCTTCACCTCCGTTTCGAATCCGCGCCGCGCATTTTCGTCATCGGGGTGCTCTCGGGTTTTCTTCTGGATACTCTTATTAGCGGTGTTTTCCTGTCATACGATATCGCTTGGCAATTGAGCGTCGGCCCGGTTCTGATGTCGTTGGCGCTGCTGGCGCTGCTGCTGGGTTTACTGTCTGCCGCGGTAATCCATCAGTTTCGGTATATACGGACAAACGATGAGGCTTCCTGGCCCGGCGGCCTCGGCTGGATCGCTGTCGGTCCCTTTCTCTTTCTGCAGCTGGAAATATTCCAGAATGTGCCCCGGATTGCCGCTGCTTCCGGTTGGCCTTTGCCGAACGCATTTTTGATCTCAGCCATAAGCCAGGTCCTGGCCATTGCGTTAATCCTTTTCGTCATGCGATTCGCCATCTCCTTGCGGTGGCCGCTGGCCGCTGCCTCAAGCCTGCTGCTTGCCGTCATCTCCTGGCTGCTGCTGCGTGACAGTGCTTCGTTTCCGGCAGTCGCTTACGGACTGTTGTTTTTCTTCGGCCAAATCATCCTTAATTTCCTGTTTGCCCTGGCCGTTGCCGGCATCACCCGCAACCGCGCAGGCATCGGGATAGCCAACGGAGTCGGCATGATTCTGTTTGTGGCTCTCTTCTTCGGCTTCTACGCCACCTTCGACATGAGCCTGCCGTATCCAAATGAGCTGTTAGGCCCGGCTGCGGCTATGATGATCGGAGCAGGCGCTCTGGCTTCTTCACTTTCCATTGTCAGTATGCCAAAGTCTTCCCCTTCGATCTGGAGAGTCCCTGCCGCTCTGGCTGTGTTGTTAACTATCCCTTTGGTTTCAGTCGCCGCCTGGCAAACCCCGTCCCCGGCGGAGGGACACGGTTTCCCGATCAAAATCATGAACTACAATCTGGCCTCCGGCTTCAGCCGCGGCGGCGACCTTAACCTGGAGAATATAGCCTTGGTAATCGAGGAAAGCCATGCCGACATCGTCGCCCTCCAGGAGGTGTCCCGCGGCTGGCTGATCAGCGGGCGGGTTGATATGCTGACCTGGCTTTCTCAGCGTCTGGATATGCCTTACGTTTCGGGACCGACAATGCCGTTGTGGGGCAACGCCATATTGAGCAAATACCCTATCATCAGTTATGCCAATTACGACCTGCAGCCGCGCACTCTCAATCTGCTCCGGGGGTTCACAAGGGCAACCATCGACATTGGCGGCAACCAGCGGCTTGATGTCATTACCACCCACCTCCACCAGATTAACGAGGACTCGGCAATCCGCCTGGAACAGGTGGAAAATATCATCCAGGTTTGGAACCACGCTCCCCGGACAGTCTTCCTGGGAGACCTTAACGCCGACCCGGAAGATCCGGAGATGGAGTTGTTGAGGCAGGCCGGGTTTATCGATTGCGCCGCCTTTGTATCAGCCTCTCCCGCCACCACCACCGTTGACCAGCGGCGGTTGGACTATATCTGGATTTCGCCCGACCTGAAAGTAACCGAAGTGTCGGTGCCCTTCACTCCGGCATCGGACCACCTGCCGGTTATCGCTTCAATCTCCAGCCGTTGAATCACAGGAGGCTGTAACATTAATTCCACTCATCAAGGTGACAAATATTGAAGATACCGGATAAACAAAACACTAAATTAGGGCTCGCGCACGAACATTACTGGGTCGATAAATCCGAGCCCGGGAGATCATAATGTTGTTTTTGGTTGTTTGGGCTATCCCGATTATCGCGTTGGTGATCCTGTCTCAGGTTATCAAATCCGCAAGGACGTTAATATGGATAGGAGCCGTTTCGTACGTCCTGTCCTCCGCCTGGCTTCTGTGGGCGACGATTGATGCTGAGGACCAGGGCGGAATAGCCTTTTTATTCTATCTGCCGTTAGTTATCGCTGCCTTAGGAGTACTTATCAGCGGGATTATGAAGGCTGATTTACCAAAAAACCGGAAAACGTTTTCAGTCGTCCTGGCGGTCCTTCTGCTGCCGGTGACGTATATATTAATTTCCTGGATTGCTTTCACCGTACGCTGGGGTTAGGTTTAATTGACCTGACTATAATCCTCTGCCATCAGGTGGTAGCGGATGGGGGGGCGGCTTTTCCGGCGGCGTCGAGACCAAGCAGAAGCTGCTGGAGATGGAGAAGAAGGGTCAACGAGAAGCTGGGTGACAACCCGGAACTTCGTTTGAGAACCAAAGTCAAGCGGCTTATGGGCTACGACCCGGTGGAGCGGAGATCCGCTCCTGTCGGCGACCGGTGAAGGAATTCGTTTATGACTTCCAGCTATTGGTTTTCACCCGCCGCCGCCATAACCAAAGCTTTGGCGGCATTCGATAACGAAACGAATATCCACGTTCGGGTCAAAGCTGCCGCCGCCTTCGAAATAGGAGAGTTTACAGGAAAACAAAAACCATCCGCCGCCTCAGGCCATAAAAAAGGAGGAGCTTTCGCCCCTCCTTTGAAAACCGCCTCTGTCTCGGATTTCGATATTCGGATTTCGGATTTCGTTCTACCTGGCGTAGTCCGTCGCCCGGGTTTCGCGGAGGACGGTGACCTTGATCTGGCCGGGGTATTCCAGCCCTTCTTCGATCTTCTTGACGATGTCGCGGGCCAGGCGCATCGAGCCCAGGTCGTCCACCTCCTCGGGCTTGACCAGGATCCTGACCTCGCGGCCGGCCTGG
This window contains:
- a CDS encoding methylated-DNA--[protein]-cysteine S-methyltransferase gives rise to the protein MKPTSHHRKYGLVETGAGWVGIEVTEKGVKRLTLPAEGRQAALAELGVEEKDLTLESGGGGLADRLKHFFMGEPVVFKEGLDLTGATEFQQQVYRAACGIPFGETKSYGELAAAIGKPGAARAVGQALGANPLPILIPCHRVVAADGGLGGFSGGVETKQQLLEMEKKGKK
- a CDS encoding endonuclease/exonuclease/phosphatase family protein, whose translation is MRNSSTDRVSVSNDSAALRDPQPLIFGGIIMLSVVFGLQAIRVLLPTLIWYVGNHLHRSSIESGLIGLATFILAFAAVPLLRAKNRLPILAAVAASIGVTRVLMQLWDEPSLNLVFSIAGSALFVTFLPVAFGYLHLRFESAPRIFVIGVLSGFLLDTLISGVFLSYDIAWQLSVGPVLMSLALLALLLGLLSAAVIHQFRYIRTNDEASWPGGLGWIAVGPFLFLQLEIFQNVPRIAAASGWPLPNAFLISAISQVLAIALILFVMRFAISLRWPLAAASSLLLAVISWLLLRDSASFPAVAYGLLFFFGQIILNFLFALAVAGITRNRAGIGIANGVGMILFVALFFGFYATFDMSLPYPNELLGPAAAMMIGAGALASSLSIVSMPKSSPSIWRVPAALAVLLTIPLVSVAAWQTPSPAEGHGFPIKIMNYNLASGFSRGGDLNLENIALVIEESHADIVALQEVSRGWLISGRVDMLTWLSQRLDMPYVSGPTMPLWGNAILSKYPIISYANYDLQPRTLNLLRGFTRATIDIGGNQRLDVITTHLHQINEDSAIRLEQVENIIQVWNHAPRTVFLGDLNADPEDPEMELLRQAGFIDCAAFVSASPATTTVDQRRLDYIWISPDLKVTEVSVPFTPASDHLPVIASISSR